A part of Paenibacillus donghaensis genomic DNA contains:
- a CDS encoding YitT family protein, giving the protein MKKRVTDVLMVILGAFIFAVGINVFVIPNDLGEGGVTGVTIILYYVFGWSTGLVSIILNSILLIIGYKFLDKTTTVYTIIAVVSHSLFLQLTRDWSIHSNELTVNAVFGGILAGVGIGIIIRAGGTTAGTVILARIANKYLDWNISYALLFFDLIVAFSSVFVIGVEKLMFTIILLYIGTKVMEFIIEGLNPKKAVTIISTNHDQIAARVNAAMDRGVTVLTGYGYFTKAPKEILYIVISKQEVSQLKKIVQLEDPSAFITIHDVRDVFGEGFIDMAKS; this is encoded by the coding sequence ATGAAAAAAAGAGTTACAGATGTACTAATGGTTATTCTAGGGGCGTTTATCTTTGCGGTAGGCATTAATGTGTTCGTCATTCCGAACGATCTGGGAGAAGGCGGCGTAACCGGGGTGACGATCATCCTCTACTATGTATTCGGCTGGTCCACTGGCCTCGTCAGTATTATTCTGAATTCGATCCTGCTGATCATCGGCTATAAGTTCCTGGATAAAACCACTACCGTATACACAATCATAGCTGTGGTCTCCCATTCACTGTTCCTGCAGCTGACCCGTGACTGGTCCATACATTCGAATGAACTGACGGTAAATGCAGTATTCGGTGGTATCCTCGCAGGGGTGGGCATAGGCATTATCATTCGTGCAGGCGGAACCACCGCAGGCACAGTCATTCTGGCCCGGATTGCCAATAAGTATCTGGACTGGAATATCAGCTATGCGCTGCTCTTTTTTGATCTGATCGTGGCGTTCAGTTCTGTGTTTGTGATCGGTGTGGAAAAGCTGATGTTCACCATTATCCTGCTCTATATCGGAACCAAAGTGATGGAATTCATCATCGAAGGCTTGAATCCGAAGAAGGCGGTCACCATCATTTCCACAAATCACGATCAGATCGCAGCCAGAGTGAATGCGGCCATGGACAGAGGGGTTACCGTGCTCACGGGTTATGGTTATTTCACCAAAGCCCCGAAGGAAATCCTGTACATCGTGATCAGTAAACAGGAAGTCTCCCAGTTGAAAAAGATCGTCCAATTGGAGGACCCTTCCGCTTTTATCACCATTCATGATGTACGCGATGTGTTCGGGGAAGGGTTCATTGATATGGCTAAATCCTGA
- a CDS encoding S-layer homology domain-containing protein, with translation MCCQLQPDSRYRLGQLPGISASLQAGIVSGRGNNMLAPKANVTRAEVAAMIHRFLQNADLF, from the coding sequence TTGTGCTGCCAGTTGCAACCTGATTCAAGGTATCGCCTTGGACAGCTCCCTGGCATCAGCGCTTCCCTGCAGGCAGGGATTGTGTCTGGCAGAGGCAACAACATGCTGGCTCCTAAAGCCAACGTAACCCGCGCTGAAGTGGCCGCTATGATACACCGTTTCCTGCAGAATGCCGACCTGTTCTAA
- a CDS encoding GIY-YIG nuclease family protein: MNLTEKVQSLPLQPGVYLMKDSLGHIIYVGKAKSLKKRVQSYFYNNKGHSPKVKRLVSNIRDLEYRLTDTEFEAFMLECRLIKELKPMYNRKMKNPLAYTYISIRSQGGRRQIGVTGDPSSGGEGLFFGPYTSRSTVERAVQGLKEHLCILCSGSRRPGAHCLNYSLGLCMGVCAGGEAVRFYEEIIDRVIALLDGTDLRIMEEMEQRMNVEADRFHFEAAAALRDSLGQVRFLVQKKQVIHFAEENRNIAIVETMDEHTLKLLLVKGSRLLGQLRLESSHPQSNTKLRDTICTAITETFGSPSLIEMTEIGRNEIDEAQIIYSYLTSTSVSHLVIPDEWLVSPADRRLADAVGTLLAEHAELSSPVD; the protein is encoded by the coding sequence ATGAATTTAACCGAGAAGGTTCAGAGCCTGCCCTTGCAGCCCGGCGTCTATCTGATGAAGGACAGCCTGGGCCATATTATTTATGTAGGGAAGGCCAAATCGCTGAAAAAACGGGTGCAATCCTATTTCTATAACAACAAAGGCCATTCCCCCAAGGTGAAGCGGCTGGTCAGCAATATCAGGGATCTGGAGTACCGGCTTACAGACACCGAATTCGAAGCCTTTATGCTGGAATGCCGGCTTATTAAGGAACTGAAGCCGATGTACAACCGCAAGATGAAGAACCCGCTTGCCTATACCTACATTTCCATCCGCAGTCAAGGAGGCAGACGTCAGATTGGAGTTACCGGAGATCCCTCTTCTGGAGGAGAAGGCCTGTTCTTTGGCCCCTATACAAGCAGAAGCACGGTCGAGCGGGCCGTTCAGGGCCTTAAGGAGCATCTGTGCATTCTCTGTAGCGGCTCCCGCCGTCCAGGCGCTCACTGCCTCAACTATTCACTCGGGTTATGTATGGGAGTGTGCGCAGGTGGTGAGGCCGTGCGATTCTATGAAGAGATAATCGATAGAGTAATTGCCCTGCTGGATGGAACCGATCTGCGCATTATGGAAGAAATGGAGCAGCGGATGAATGTGGAAGCGGACCGGTTCCATTTCGAAGCTGCCGCCGCCCTCCGCGATTCCCTAGGCCAGGTCCGCTTTCTGGTGCAGAAGAAACAGGTGATCCATTTTGCTGAAGAGAACCGCAATATTGCCATTGTTGAAACTATGGACGAGCATACGCTGAAGCTGCTGCTGGTCAAAGGTAGCCGCCTGCTGGGACAGCTCAGGCTGGAGAGCAGCCATCCTCAGAGCAACACCAAGCTGCGTGACACGATTTGTACAGCTATCACCGAAACCTTCGGCTCGCCATCACTCATTGAAATGACTGAGATTGGCCGCAATGAGATTGACGAAGCGCAGATTATTTACAGCTATCTCACAAGCACCAGCGTAAGCCATCTTGTAATCCCGGACGAGTGGCTGGTCTCCCCCGCAGACCGCAGGCTCGCTGATGCAGTCGGCACACTGCTTGCAGAACACGCGGAGCTCAGCAGCCCTGTCGACTAA
- a CDS encoding HAMP domain-containing sensor histidine kinase produces MRHQKNKGLWWYFVSLVFIIILVFILISSPLVFLYIHFGNLDAHGRNPFPPVMTIILFSLVIGTTITIMVGRKILSPITGFSNAAKEIASGNFHIHLDESHRVREIREVAHHFNIMVQELRSIETLRNDFVVNVSHEFKTPLAAIEGYATLLQEPNLTRAEHDEYTGMIIDSARQLSSLSGNILKISKLENQEMLTELINYRLDEQIRQALLLLESLWAPKQLLLNLELTELLYYGNEELMLQVWLNLLGNAIKFTPEGGEISVTLQLTDSGISASITDTGIGMTKNVRKHIFEKFYQGDPARSAEGNGLGLPLVSRIVSLSGGTIEVSSEPGLGSTFTIVLPVAT; encoded by the coding sequence ATGAGACATCAGAAGAATAAAGGCTTGTGGTGGTATTTCGTATCCTTAGTCTTCATTATTATCCTTGTCTTCATCCTGATCTCTTCTCCCTTAGTTTTTCTCTATATTCATTTCGGCAATTTAGATGCACATGGCAGGAATCCCTTCCCTCCCGTGATGACGATTATCCTGTTCAGTCTGGTGATTGGTACAACCATCACGATTATGGTGGGCCGCAAAATATTGTCCCCCATTACCGGCTTCAGCAATGCGGCCAAGGAAATCGCGAGCGGGAACTTCCATATTCATCTGGATGAATCCCACCGGGTCCGCGAGATCCGTGAAGTGGCCCATCACTTCAATATCATGGTTCAGGAGCTGCGCAGCATCGAAACGCTGCGGAATGATTTCGTGGTCAATGTGTCCCACGAATTCAAGACGCCCCTTGCAGCTATCGAAGGATACGCTACACTTCTGCAGGAGCCGAATCTCACCAGAGCAGAGCATGATGAATATACAGGCATGATTATAGACAGCGCCCGGCAGCTCTCCAGCTTGTCCGGAAATATTCTCAAAATCTCGAAGCTGGAGAACCAGGAAATGCTCACCGAGCTGATCAATTACCGGCTGGATGAGCAGATCCGCCAAGCCTTGTTGTTGCTGGAATCGTTATGGGCTCCCAAGCAGCTGCTGCTGAATCTTGAACTAACGGAGCTGCTCTATTACGGAAATGAAGAGCTGATGCTGCAGGTGTGGCTGAATCTCCTTGGCAATGCGATCAAATTCACCCCGGAAGGCGGAGAAATTTCAGTCACTCTGCAGCTTACCGACAGCGGAATCTCGGCCAGTATCACTGACACAGGCATAGGCATGACCAAAAACGTACGGAAGCATATTTTCGAGAAATTCTATCAGGGCGACCCTGCCAGGTCCGCCGAAGGCAACGGTCTGGGGCTGCCGCTGGTCAGCCGGATTGTCAGCCTGAGCGGGGGAACGATCGAGGTGAGCAGCGAGCCGGGGCTAGGATCTACCTTTACCATTGTGCTGCCAGTTGCAACCTGA
- a CDS encoding response regulator transcription factor, producing the protein MFNVLVVEDDSKLRQLFCTVLSRNGYRALPAAEGEEALSVLDKEYVDLIICDIMMPQMDGFELTRTLRDNNNTLPILMVTARENFADKQQGFLVGIDDYMVKPINVNEMILRVGALLRRARIISERRIECGGTLLDYDSLTVFYPEGSLLLPQKEFYLLYKLISYPNKIFTKQQLMDEIWGMDSESDEHTVVVHINRLRERFKASQDFEIVTVRGLGYKAVRLG; encoded by the coding sequence ATGTTTAATGTCCTTGTCGTTGAGGATGACAGCAAGTTACGTCAGCTCTTCTGTACCGTCCTATCCCGCAATGGCTACCGTGCGCTGCCGGCCGCAGAAGGAGAAGAGGCTCTATCCGTTCTGGACAAGGAATATGTCGATTTGATCATCTGCGATATTATGATGCCTCAAATGGATGGCTTCGAGCTGACCCGGACGCTCCGTGACAACAACAATACTCTTCCAATTCTCATGGTGACGGCGCGCGAGAACTTTGCCGACAAGCAGCAGGGGTTCCTGGTGGGAATAGACGATTATATGGTTAAGCCAATTAATGTCAATGAAATGATTCTGCGGGTCGGGGCGCTGCTGCGCCGTGCACGGATTATCAGTGAGCGACGGATCGAATGTGGCGGCACGCTGCTGGATTATGATTCGTTAACCGTCTTCTACCCGGAGGGCAGCCTTCTGCTCCCACAGAAGGAATTCTATTTGCTATATAAGCTGATCTCCTATCCGAATAAAATCTTCACCAAACAGCAGCTGATGGATGAGATCTGGGGGATGGATTCGGAGTCTGACGAGCATACGGTGGTTGTCCATATCAACCGCTTGCGGGAGCGGTTTAAGGCAAGCCAGGATTTTGAAATCGTCACAGTTCGTGGACTTGGCTATAAGGCGGTGCGGCTGGGATGA
- a CDS encoding class I SAM-dependent methyltransferase, with product MKRNEFMNIWKSEAEKAFVGWDFSYLAGRVIKDPLPWDYQAVVLDYMKEAERVLDMGTGGGEFLLSLNPPRGRTYATEAYPPNYELCANTLPAHGIDVRQVFSQDQLPFDSSFFDLVINRQAAYSAKELYRVLKPGGSFVTQQVGGMNNRELAGFLLGSSTAEIAPDFSLAWNVEELKQAGFTISVSEECLPHARFRDIGALVYWASIIEWEFPGFSVDRCYEQLCLLQQELESRGYVESREHRLMIIAKK from the coding sequence ATGAAAAGAAATGAGTTCATGAACATTTGGAAGTCCGAAGCAGAGAAGGCGTTTGTTGGATGGGATTTCTCTTATCTGGCGGGCAGGGTAATCAAGGACCCGCTGCCTTGGGATTATCAGGCGGTTGTGCTGGATTACATGAAGGAAGCTGAGCGGGTACTGGATATGGGAACAGGCGGTGGGGAATTTCTGTTGTCGCTGAATCCGCCGCGAGGCCGTACCTATGCCACCGAGGCGTATCCGCCTAACTATGAGCTGTGTGCCAACACGCTTCCTGCCCATGGTATAGATGTTCGGCAGGTGTTCAGCCAAGATCAGCTGCCGTTTGACAGCAGCTTCTTCGATCTGGTGATCAACCGCCAAGCAGCCTACTCGGCGAAGGAACTGTACAGAGTGCTGAAGCCGGGAGGAAGCTTCGTGACCCAGCAGGTGGGCGGAATGAACAACAGGGAGTTGGCCGGATTTCTGCTGGGCAGCAGCACGGCTGAGATTGCCCCTGACTTCAGTCTTGCCTGGAATGTGGAGGAACTGAAGCAGGCGGGGTTCACCATCAGTGTAAGCGAGGAGTGTTTGCCGCATGCACGGTTCCGGGACATCGGTGCATTGGTCTATTGGGCTTCCATCATCGAGTGGGAATTCCCCGGCTTCTCGGTGGATCGTTGTTACGAGCAGCTCTGCCTACTCCAGCAGGAGCTGGAAAGTAGAGGGTACGTGGAGAGCAGGGAGCACCGGTTGATGATTATTGCGAAGAAATAA
- a CDS encoding ABC transporter ATP-binding protein/permease — protein sequence MLQLKNITKSYKTGEFTQVALNKVNLNFRESEFVAVLGQSGSGKTTLLNIIGGLDQYDSGELIINGQSTEHFKDGEWDAYRNNSVGFIFQSYNLISHLSITDNVEMGMTLSGVASAEKHRKALEVLEKVGLKEHVHKKPNQLSGGQMQRVAIARALANNPDIILADEPTGALDSETSEQIMELIKSIAEDKLVIMVTHNPELAESYADRVIRFSDGHAISDSNPLATQKASSNYKLKETSMSFFTALKLSGKNISTKKWRTGLTAFASSIGIIGIALILSLSNGFDKQISSYEAGALSNFPISINQTAMSVDISEHAALEDTKPPAYPADKKLYPYDPSENSILHTNVLTKEYMEYLDKIDPKLIDGISYTRTVNMNMLLSDGEKATTLDKGNLSVTPYPSKQGDGSGSYLEQYYDLLDGSFPSEKTDVVLIVDEYNRLTDAATAALGLDYNVDSIDFSEVVGKELKLIMNNDYYRKNGEQFVVNGTASNLMELYNNDKAVTLNIVGVLRGQEDSRMSTLPAGLAFSDELATSFIEDAKKSEIVLAQQEADINVLTGQVLSEAVSGSGAAGMDAGGMPPMMAPGMGAAGGMAGSLTKENVLASLGATEIPTSVSLYPIDFGTKESITAYLDKWNADRDTKDQVMYTDLAAIVTNISGSIMDGITMVLIAFAAISLIVSLIMIAIITYISVMERTKEIGVLRALGARKKDITRVFNAETFIIGACSGILGIGITYLLTIPVNAILYNLTELSNVAQLNPLHALSLGIISVVLTLIGGFIPAKMAAKKDPVTALRSE from the coding sequence ATGCTGCAATTAAAAAATATTACAAAGAGCTATAAGACCGGGGAGTTCACACAGGTCGCACTCAACAAGGTGAACCTGAATTTCAGGGAAAGTGAATTCGTAGCGGTTCTTGGACAAAGCGGATCAGGCAAAACAACACTGCTGAATATCATCGGAGGTCTGGATCAATATGACAGCGGAGAGCTGATCATCAACGGCCAATCGACAGAGCATTTCAAAGACGGTGAATGGGATGCCTACCGGAATAATAGTGTGGGATTCATTTTTCAGAGCTATAATCTAATCTCGCATCTGAGCATTACGGATAATGTGGAGATGGGAATGACACTCAGTGGGGTAGCCTCTGCCGAGAAACACCGCAAGGCGCTTGAGGTGCTGGAGAAGGTTGGACTGAAGGAGCATGTCCACAAGAAGCCAAACCAGCTGTCCGGCGGACAGATGCAGCGGGTAGCGATAGCCCGTGCCCTGGCGAACAATCCGGACATTATCCTTGCGGATGAACCAACAGGCGCGCTGGATTCGGAAACCAGTGAACAGATCATGGAGCTGATCAAGTCAATAGCGGAAGACAAGCTGGTCATTATGGTTACCCATAACCCGGAGCTGGCAGAGAGTTATGCCGACCGTGTGATCCGGTTCTCGGACGGGCATGCCATATCCGACAGCAACCCGCTGGCCACTCAGAAGGCCTCCAGCAACTATAAGCTCAAAGAGACCAGCATGAGCTTCTTCACGGCCCTTAAATTATCCGGCAAGAATATCTCGACCAAGAAATGGAGAACGGGCTTGACCGCTTTTGCCTCAAGTATTGGAATCATTGGCATTGCCTTAATTCTGTCGTTGTCCAATGGATTCGATAAACAGATCAGCTCTTATGAAGCCGGGGCGCTCTCCAACTTCCCGATCTCGATTAATCAAACCGCGATGAGTGTGGATATTTCGGAGCATGCTGCGCTGGAGGATACCAAGCCGCCTGCTTATCCTGCGGACAAGAAGCTTTATCCGTATGACCCAAGCGAAAATTCCATTCTGCATACCAATGTATTAACCAAGGAATATATGGAGTATCTGGACAAAATTGATCCTAAACTCATTGACGGAATCTCCTATACCCGCACCGTGAATATGAATATGCTCCTCTCCGATGGGGAAAAGGCGACAACGCTGGATAAAGGCAACCTTAGCGTTACGCCTTATCCAAGCAAGCAGGGTGATGGTTCGGGAAGTTACCTGGAGCAATATTATGATCTGCTGGATGGAAGCTTCCCTTCCGAGAAGACGGATGTCGTGCTTATCGTGGATGAATATAACCGTCTGACCGATGCGGCAACTGCGGCTCTGGGGCTGGACTACAACGTAGACAGTATTGATTTCAGTGAAGTGGTCGGTAAAGAACTGAAGCTGATCATGAACAATGACTATTACCGTAAGAATGGCGAGCAGTTTGTTGTTAATGGTACAGCCTCGAACCTAATGGAGTTGTATAACAACGACAAGGCCGTAACTCTCAATATCGTAGGCGTGCTGCGCGGCCAGGAAGATTCAAGAATGTCCACGCTGCCTGCGGGGCTGGCCTTCTCTGATGAACTGGCGACTTCCTTCATTGAAGATGCGAAGAAGTCGGAGATTGTATTGGCCCAGCAGGAGGCAGATATTAATGTGCTGACGGGTCAGGTCCTATCAGAAGCTGTATCAGGCAGTGGTGCAGCCGGTATGGACGCAGGCGGAATGCCGCCGATGATGGCTCCAGGCATGGGCGCTGCGGGAGGTATGGCAGGGTCCCTGACCAAAGAGAACGTGCTTGCTTCTTTGGGAGCCACAGAAATCCCGACGTCTGTCTCGCTGTACCCGATTGATTTTGGAACCAAGGAATCGATTACGGCCTATCTGGACAAGTGGAATGCGGATCGGGATACCAAAGATCAGGTGATGTACACCGATCTGGCTGCCATCGTCACCAACATTTCGGGCAGTATTATGGACGGAATCACAATGGTGCTGATTGCTTTTGCCGCGATTTCACTTATAGTTTCCTTGATTATGATTGCAATTATTACCTATATCTCTGTTATGGAACGCACCAAGGAGATCGGTGTGCTGCGTGCCTTAGGAGCCAGAAAGAAGGATATTACACGGGTATTTAACGCCGAGACCTTTATCATCGGTGCTTGCTCGGGTATTCTGGGGATTGGCATCACTTATCTGCTGACGATCCCGGTCAACGCGATTCTCTACAATCTGACTGAGCTGTCGAATGTAGCCCAGCTGAATCCCCTGCATGCCCTGAGTCTGGGTATTATCAGTGTGGTGCTTACGTTGATCGGCGGGTTCATTCCGGCCAAGATGGCAGCGAAGAAAGACCCGGTTACTGCACTGCGTAGTGAGTAA